The Haladaptatus cibarius D43 genome window below encodes:
- a CDS encoding valine--tRNA ligase: protein MSDVPNDYEPERIEPKWRKEWQGSDVYTPDGDLEYVIDTPPPYPTGNLHIGHGLQWSYIDFAARYHRLQGEQVLFPQGWDCHGLPTEVKVEENHDIHRTDVSREKFRNLCIEHTEEQIDSMKETMNELGFSIDWNAEFRTMDEEYWAKTQQSFIEMEEYVYRDEHPVNWCPRCETAIADAEVEKEDRTGTLYYVTFDGVDNDDIEIATTRPELLSACVGMAVDSDDERYADRIGETFEVPLFGQEVELIADDDVDGDFGTGAVMICTFGDKQDVDWWAEHDLDLRPVFTEDGYLNELAGEFEGLTISEAKEEIAETLDEEGYLNDSEPTEQAVGACWRCDTPIEILSKEQWFVKVQSDEIMEKAEKVEWIPDHMHARLEEWAEGMDWDWVISRQRVFATPIPAWECEDCGHWHLADTDELPVDPTETGPAVGDCPECGADSWTGETDVMDTWMDSSITPLHISGWPDDLELDEFEPVSLRPQGHDIIRTWAFYTLLRVGELTDERPWDTALINGMVFGPDGNKMSKSRGNVVTPREAIDEYGADSLRQALVLGGQPGSDVQFQPKEATSASRFLTKIWNIFQFSRNHFDENTPEISDPAYRDADRWILSRLSQTADSVSEDMEEYRYDSALRTLREFVWNDLADDYLELVKGRLYEGRPGERNAARHALYTTFSSIIRMLSPFSPFFAEEVYSHLPGTEESISQSRWPDVEMHDEEAELAGEIIAETASEVRAWKSDEGMALNEELDRIELYSDAERKPDTYDLSEAVNAPVYLEAGRPNVELAPVGVSPDHSAIGPKFRDKAGAVVGALESTDPAELKAQLDTHGEITLAAAGEEVTLDGDWVEIEEEYRAESGEEVEVLETEHATVLVFP, encoded by the coding sequence ATGAGCGACGTTCCAAACGACTACGAACCCGAGCGTATAGAACCAAAATGGCGGAAAGAGTGGCAAGGCTCCGATGTATACACCCCCGACGGTGATTTGGAGTACGTCATCGACACGCCACCACCGTATCCGACCGGAAACCTCCACATCGGACACGGACTCCAGTGGAGTTACATCGACTTCGCGGCGCGCTATCACCGCCTTCAGGGCGAACAAGTGCTGTTTCCGCAGGGATGGGACTGTCACGGACTGCCGACAGAAGTGAAGGTCGAGGAGAACCACGACATTCACCGAACCGACGTTTCCCGGGAGAAGTTCCGCAATCTCTGTATCGAACACACCGAGGAACAGATCGACTCGATGAAGGAGACGATGAACGAACTCGGCTTCTCAATCGACTGGAACGCGGAGTTCCGGACGATGGACGAGGAGTACTGGGCGAAAACCCAGCAGTCGTTCATCGAGATGGAAGAGTACGTCTACCGCGACGAACACCCCGTTAACTGGTGTCCTCGCTGTGAGACGGCCATCGCGGACGCGGAAGTCGAGAAGGAAGATCGGACGGGAACGCTCTACTACGTCACCTTCGACGGCGTGGACAACGACGATATAGAAATCGCAACCACCCGCCCCGAACTGCTCTCGGCCTGTGTCGGTATGGCGGTTGACTCCGACGACGAACGCTACGCCGACCGAATCGGTGAGACGTTCGAAGTGCCACTGTTCGGGCAGGAAGTCGAACTCATCGCCGACGACGACGTTGACGGCGACTTCGGAACCGGCGCGGTGATGATTTGTACGTTCGGCGACAAACAGGACGTGGACTGGTGGGCGGAGCACGATTTGGACTTGCGCCCGGTGTTCACCGAGGACGGTTACCTGAACGAACTCGCGGGCGAGTTTGAGGGCCTGACCATCAGCGAGGCGAAAGAGGAAATAGCCGAAACGCTGGACGAGGAGGGCTACCTCAACGACTCCGAACCGACCGAACAGGCGGTCGGTGCCTGCTGGCGCTGTGATACGCCAATCGAGATTCTGTCGAAAGAACAGTGGTTCGTCAAGGTGCAGTCGGACGAAATTATGGAAAAGGCGGAGAAAGTCGAGTGGATTCCCGACCACATGCACGCGCGCCTCGAAGAGTGGGCAGAGGGCATGGACTGGGATTGGGTTATCTCCCGCCAGCGCGTGTTCGCCACGCCGATTCCGGCATGGGAATGCGAAGACTGTGGCCACTGGCATCTTGCAGACACGGACGAACTACCAGTTGACCCGACCGAAACCGGCCCGGCAGTCGGCGACTGTCCGGAATGTGGCGCGGACTCGTGGACTGGCGAAACCGACGTGATGGACACGTGGATGGATTCGTCTATCACGCCGCTTCACATCAGCGGGTGGCCCGACGACCTCGAACTGGACGAGTTCGAACCCGTCTCGCTCCGCCCGCAGGGACACGACATCATCCGGACGTGGGCGTTCTACACGCTCCTGCGCGTCGGCGAGTTGACGGACGAGCGTCCGTGGGACACCGCTCTCATCAACGGCATGGTGTTCGGCCCGGACGGCAACAAGATGAGCAAGTCCCGGGGCAACGTCGTCACGCCGAGGGAAGCCATCGACGAGTACGGTGCCGACTCGCTCCGGCAGGCATTGGTTCTCGGCGGGCAGCCCGGAAGCGACGTTCAGTTCCAGCCGAAGGAGGCGACTTCCGCATCGCGCTTCCTCACGAAAATCTGGAACATCTTTCAGTTCTCGCGCAACCACTTCGACGAGAACACGCCCGAAATCAGCGACCCGGCCTACCGTGACGCAGACCGCTGGATTCTCTCGCGGTTGTCACAGACCGCCGACTCCGTCAGCGAGGACATGGAAGAGTACCGCTACGACAGCGCGCTCCGAACGCTCCGCGAGTTCGTCTGGAACGACCTCGCGGACGACTACCTCGAACTCGTCAAGGGTCGCCTGTACGAAGGCCGTCCCGGCGAGCGAAACGCGGCGCGACACGCGCTGTACACGACGTTCTCATCCATCATCCGGATGCTCTCGCCGTTCTCGCCGTTCTTCGCCGAAGAGGTGTACAGCCACCTCCCCGGAACCGAGGAAAGCATCAGTCAGTCGCGCTGGCCGGACGTCGAAATGCACGACGAGGAAGCCGAACTGGCTGGCGAAATCATCGCCGAAACCGCGAGCGAGGTTCGGGCGTGGAAATCCGACGAGGGAATGGCGCTCAACGAAGAACTCGACCGCATCGAACTGTACAGCGATGCCGAGCGGAAACCGGACACCTACGACCTGAGCGAGGCCGTGAACGCCCCGGTGTATCTGGAAGCCGGCAGGCCGAACGTCGAACTCGCGCCGGTCGGCGTTTCGCCCGACCACTCCGCAATCGGGCCGAAGTTCCGCGACAAAGCGGGCGCAGTCGTCGGCGCGCTGGAATCGACCGACCCCGCCGAACTCAAAGCTCAGTTAGACACTCACGGCGAAATTACGCTGGCCGCCGCGGGCGAGGAAGTCACCCTCGACGGCGACTGGGTCGAAATCGAAGAGGAGTACCGCGCGGAAAGCGGCGAGGAAGTCGAAGTGCTCGAAACCGAGCACGCGACGGTTCTCGTCTTTCCCTGA
- a CDS encoding metal ABC transporter substrate-binding protein yields the protein MTNITRRRALKTGTALLVNGTIAGCLGSSAGDGSDDSTTVQTSFFVLTDFARNVVGDAANAESLVPVGQHGHGWEPSAQVQRDAMESDAVIYMGKGFQPWADRMVKNIEQDRPEITIVAARHGISLLPAPGHGDKHEGEEKHHEEENHGNETEHGHEEGDQHDKGEGGHDHGASDPHFWLDPQRANQAVSTIESGLSEMEGVSGESLAGNAEDFQNQLDELDSTFESELESTERNAVLVAGHNAFQYLGERYGFEIHALTGLAPDSSPSPKDVQRAQNIIEEHDITHVLAPVFESDRAAKQLVSETDAKDHLSITPIPSVTEEWNEKDWGYIEIMEEVNLPSLKTALGAK from the coding sequence ATGACGAACATCACTCGAAGACGTGCGCTCAAAACGGGAACCGCACTGCTCGTGAACGGAACGATTGCCGGTTGTCTCGGCTCTTCTGCCGGTGATGGGTCGGACGATTCGACCACGGTGCAAACGTCGTTTTTCGTCCTAACCGACTTCGCGCGGAATGTTGTAGGGGACGCCGCGAACGCCGAGAGTTTGGTGCCAGTCGGTCAGCACGGTCACGGATGGGAACCGTCCGCGCAGGTTCAGCGGGACGCGATGGAATCCGACGCAGTAATTTACATGGGGAAAGGGTTTCAGCCGTGGGCCGACAGGATGGTGAAAAACATCGAACAAGACCGTCCAGAAATCACGATTGTCGCGGCGAGACACGGAATTTCTCTCCTGCCCGCGCCGGGACACGGCGACAAGCATGAAGGTGAAGAAAAGCATCATGAGGAGGAAAATCACGGGAACGAAACCGAGCACGGCCACGAGGAGGGCGACCAGCACGACAAGGGCGAAGGCGGGCACGACCACGGAGCCAGCGACCCGCACTTTTGGCTCGACCCGCAACGCGCGAACCAAGCAGTCTCGACCATCGAAAGTGGCCTTTCGGAAATGGAGGGCGTTTCCGGCGAGTCCCTCGCCGGAAACGCGGAGGACTTCCAAAATCAGTTGGACGAACTCGATTCGACGTTCGAATCCGAACTGGAATCCACGGAGCGAAACGCGGTGCTGGTCGCTGGACACAACGCCTTTCAGTATCTCGGCGAGCGATACGGGTTCGAGATTCACGCCCTGACGGGACTCGCACCCGACTCGTCGCCGAGTCCGAAGGACGTACAGCGCGCGCAGAATATCATCGAGGAACACGACATCACGCACGTTCTCGCACCCGTTTTCGAATCCGACAGGGCCGCGAAACAACTGGTTTCGGAAACCGATGCAAAAGACCACCTTTCGATTACGCCGATTCCGAGCGTCACGGAAGAGTGGAATGAGAAGGATTGGGGATACATCGAAATCATGGAAGAAGTGAATCTCCCCTCGTTGAAAACGGCACTCGGAGCGAAATGA
- a CDS encoding metal ABC transporter permease, giving the protein MIDVAEMLSYRFMRLALIAGLCVGLVAPLVGSFLVHRGMALIGDTLAHSAFAGVAVGLFLGSLDVVVSPYLTALVVSVLAALAIQALAEHTDAYGDVAMAIVLSGGFALGSVLISLSDGGIAVGIDQYLFGSLATVTSENVTVMVALSALVVGVVGVTRRQLFAVTFDETAARVSGIPVRRYNRLLVVLTALVVVAAMQIMGVILVAAMLVVPVAAASQVAHSFRQSLVIGVLIGEIAVIVGITLSYAYGLAAGGTIVLVAIGVFTLVAVVAR; this is encoded by the coding sequence ATGATTGATGTTGCGGAGATGCTGAGCTATCGGTTCATGCGTCTCGCGCTCATTGCGGGACTCTGCGTGGGCCTCGTCGCACCCCTCGTCGGGTCGTTTCTCGTCCACCGCGGGATGGCACTCATCGGGGATACGCTGGCCCATTCCGCCTTCGCGGGAGTCGCGGTCGGACTGTTCCTCGGAAGTTTGGATGTCGTCGTCTCGCCGTATCTCACCGCGCTCGTGGTGTCCGTACTCGCGGCGCTGGCGATACAGGCGCTCGCGGAACACACCGACGCCTACGGCGACGTGGCCATGGCAATCGTGTTGTCGGGCGGGTTCGCCCTCGGGAGCGTCCTCATCAGCCTCTCGGACGGCGGAATTGCGGTCGGCATCGACCAATATCTGTTCGGCAGTTTGGCGACGGTCACCTCCGAAAACGTCACCGTGATGGTCGCGCTCTCGGCCCTCGTCGTCGGCGTCGTCGGTGTCACGCGACGACAACTGTTCGCCGTCACGTTCGACGAGACGGCGGCCCGCGTGTCGGGAATCCCGGTACGACGGTACAACCGCCTGCTGGTCGTGCTGACCGCGTTGGTCGTCGTCGCGGCCATGCAAATCATGGGTGTCATCCTCGTCGCCGCGATGCTCGTGGTTCCGGTCGCCGCGGCGTCACAGGTCGCGCATAGTTTCCGCCAGTCGCTCGTCATCGGCGTGCTCATCGGCGAAATCGCCGTCATCGTCGGCATCACGCTGTCCTACGCCTACGGACTCGCGGCGGGGGGAACTATCGTTTTGGTTGCAATCGGTGTGTTCACGCTGGTCGCCGTCGTTGCTCGCTGA
- a CDS encoding CBS domain-containing protein: MTVSDIAATDVVTATEDATLAEIVQMMGDESVGCVPIVNNDEPVGIVTDRKIALSLADDGNASNRAVSEIMTRDLTTIESDANVHDAVEQMEDAEIRRLPVVESGQLTGLVTLDDVLVAVADELDEVADVIEEQSPRL, translated from the coding sequence ATGACAGTTAGCGACATTGCGGCGACTGACGTCGTCACTGCAACCGAAGACGCCACGCTCGCGGAGATTGTACAAATGATGGGCGACGAAAGCGTCGGCTGTGTTCCAATCGTAAATAACGACGAACCAGTCGGAATCGTCACCGACCGAAAAATCGCGCTCTCGCTCGCGGACGACGGAAATGCATCGAATCGAGCGGTAAGCGAGATTATGACCCGCGACCTGACAACTATCGAGTCCGATGCGAACGTCCACGATGCAGTCGAGCAGATGGAAGACGCCGAAATTCGGCGTCTTCCGGTCGTCGAAAGCGGGCAACTGACCGGACTCGTGACACTCGATGACGTGCTGGTCGCGGTGGCTGACGAGTTGGACGAAGTCGCAGATGTTATCGAAGAGCAGTCGCCGCGGTTGTGA
- a CDS encoding metal ABC transporter ATP-binding protein, with protein MTVAEIENATFGYGDRPVLSDVSMTVEDGEFLGLVGPNGSGKSTLLELVLGLQTPDEGTVRLFGESPEKGRKGGRVGYVAQNVTAVSGMPVTVEEVVRAGRSSLLGFGFAGEKHREAVAHAMETVGISALANRRVARLSGGQQQRAFIARALAADADVLVLDEPTVGVDAESREEFYTLLHDLNEDGLAVILVEHDIGVVTEHADRIACLNRKLYFHGDTDEFEASEVLAEAYGANQRQLHHDHD; from the coding sequence ATGACAGTCGCCGAAATCGAAAACGCGACGTTCGGCTACGGCGACAGACCGGTGCTTTCGGACGTTTCGATGACGGTCGAGGACGGCGAATTTCTCGGGCTCGTCGGCCCGAACGGGTCGGGAAAGAGCACTCTCCTCGAACTCGTCCTCGGCTTGCAAACGCCGGACGAGGGGACGGTTCGCCTGTTCGGCGAATCGCCGGAGAAAGGGAGAAAAGGCGGGCGCGTCGGCTACGTCGCACAGAACGTGACGGCAGTTTCCGGAATGCCCGTGACGGTCGAGGAAGTCGTCAGGGCGGGGCGGAGTTCCCTCCTTGGGTTCGGATTCGCCGGAGAGAAACACCGTGAGGCGGTCGCACATGCGATGGAAACCGTCGGAATCTCGGCTCTGGCAAACCGCAGGGTTGCCCGCCTTTCGGGCGGACAACAACAGCGCGCGTTCATCGCCCGCGCGCTGGCCGCAGACGCTGACGTGCTCGTGCTGGACGAACCGACGGTCGGCGTCGATGCCGAATCCAGAGAGGAGTTTTACACCCTCCTGCACGACCTGAACGAGGACGGTTTGGCCGTCATTCTCGTGGAACACGACATCGGCGTCGTCACGGAACACGCGGACAGAATCGCCTGCCTGAACCGAAAGCTGTACTTCCACGGGGACACCGACGAGTTCGAAGCTAGCGAGGTGCTGGCCGAGGCCTACGGCGCGAACCAACGACAACTCCACCACGACCATGATTGA
- a CDS encoding aminopeptidase → MDERIHEHAEVLVDWSARVESGDNVVVLVDDGAHELAMAVGEKLGERGANPLTVYHSDEVERSFLRGHDGDFDENPEHELAMYENADVVLRLGGTTSTTAKADVPGETEQAYNKARMGIRETRLGTDWVSTIHPTRAHAQQAGMAYEEYQAFVYDAVLQDWESLAGEMAKMKTILDEGTEIRIVKENTDLTMSVEERTAVNSCATVAYDSHNLPSGEVFTAPHATEGEVFFDVPMTHRGKRIRNVHLTFEGGDVVDFSAETGEDVLADILDTDEGARRLGELGIGMNRGIDRFTDSILFDEKMGDTIHLAVGRAYDACLPEGETGNDSAVHIDMITDMNEKSRMEVDGEVVQRNGAFRWEDGFEG, encoded by the coding sequence ATGGACGAGCGAATCCACGAACACGCCGAAGTGCTGGTAGATTGGAGCGCCCGGGTCGAATCAGGCGACAACGTCGTCGTACTGGTTGACGATGGCGCACACGAACTCGCCATGGCGGTCGGCGAGAAACTGGGCGAACGCGGAGCGAACCCGCTTACGGTGTATCACTCCGACGAAGTCGAACGGTCGTTCCTTCGCGGACACGACGGCGACTTCGATGAAAATCCGGAACACGAACTGGCGATGTACGAAAACGCCGACGTAGTGCTTAGGCTTGGCGGAACCACGAGTACGACGGCGAAAGCCGACGTTCCGGGAGAGACGGAACAAGCGTACAACAAGGCAAGAATGGGTATCCGCGAAACTCGCCTCGGAACCGACTGGGTTTCGACGATTCATCCGACCCGCGCCCACGCACAGCAGGCGGGGATGGCCTACGAGGAGTATCAGGCGTTCGTCTACGACGCCGTGCTTCAGGACTGGGAGTCGCTCGCCGGGGAGATGGCGAAGATGAAGACGATTTTGGACGAGGGAACCGAGATCAGAATCGTCAAGGAGAACACCGACCTCACGATGTCGGTAGAAGAGCGAACCGCGGTCAACAGTTGCGCGACGGTGGCTTACGACTCACACAATCTGCCGAGCGGCGAGGTGTTCACCGCGCCGCACGCCACCGAGGGCGAGGTGTTTTTCGACGTGCCGATGACGCACCGCGGCAAGCGAATCCGAAACGTGCATCTCACGTTCGAAGGCGGCGATGTGGTCGATTTTAGCGCCGAAACAGGTGAGGACGTATTGGCCGACATCCTCGACACGGACGAAGGAGCACGACGACTCGGCGAACTCGGCATCGGGATGAACCGCGGCATCGACCGCTTTACCGACAGCATCCTGTTCGACGAGAAGATGGGTGATACGATTCACCTCGCGGTCGGACGCGCATACGACGCCTGCCTTCCCGAGGGCGAAACTGGCAACGACAGCGCGGTACACATCGACATGATAACCGACATGAACGAAAAATCGCGGATGGAAGTGGACGGCGAAGTCGTCCAGCGAAACGGCGCGTTCAGGTGGGAAGACGGCTTCGAAGGGTAA